Proteins encoded by one window of Ochrobactrum sp. BTU1:
- a CDS encoding mannitol dehydrogenase family protein gives MRLSAKSSPTDKAQWPVYEPQVLDAGILHLGLGAFARSHLAAYTDAALTQTPSDWRIVGASLRGTDVADAINPQDGYYTLIVRGEESRARVIGSVKQVLAGATVGAEALAFMSEPKCRIVSITVTEKGYGLLRSGACDRNHPAVIADLATPEQPRGVLGLIVLGLKQRFKLGLPPFTVLSCDNLPDNGALLRAAVIDFATRAYGSELANRIAQEVAFPATMVDRITPQPTEQTRADAALAVGCEDDAAIETEAFSQWVIEDHFPAGRPAWEAMGATFTQDVRPFEKMKLRMLNGSHSMLAYAGFLTSKTYVRDVMADAALNRLVQRHLRAAAQTLPKMNADLDAYAQALASRFANPAIAHETRQIAMDGTEKMPQRIFAPAVELNESGGDTTPFAFATAAWMRYGLGRDEKGRSYPLNDPRGGEIATALGNAQSASDIFVAYAALPNLLPQVLKEGPFAQQVISRLDRMLVDGIFAAIQHEIETF, from the coding sequence ATGAGACTTTCGGCCAAAAGCAGCCCAACGGACAAAGCCCAATGGCCCGTTTATGAGCCCCAGGTTCTTGATGCAGGCATTCTGCATCTGGGACTCGGCGCTTTTGCCCGTTCCCATCTGGCTGCTTATACCGACGCGGCCTTGACGCAAACGCCATCCGATTGGCGGATCGTCGGTGCCTCGCTGCGCGGAACTGACGTGGCCGATGCGATTAACCCGCAGGACGGTTATTACACGCTGATCGTACGCGGTGAAGAAAGCCGCGCTCGTGTTATCGGCTCGGTAAAACAGGTGCTTGCTGGAGCGACCGTCGGCGCTGAAGCGCTTGCCTTTATGTCAGAGCCAAAGTGCCGGATCGTTAGCATCACCGTGACGGAAAAAGGGTATGGTCTGTTGCGCAGCGGTGCTTGTGATCGCAACCATCCGGCAGTTATTGCCGATCTCGCAACACCTGAACAACCCAGAGGCGTGCTTGGCCTCATTGTATTGGGGCTGAAACAACGCTTTAAGCTGGGCTTGCCGCCATTTACCGTTTTAAGCTGCGATAACCTACCGGATAATGGCGCGCTGTTGCGTGCTGCGGTCATCGATTTCGCTACACGCGCCTATGGTTCTGAACTGGCAAACCGTATCGCTCAAGAGGTTGCTTTCCCGGCCACCATGGTGGATCGCATCACGCCGCAGCCAACCGAGCAGACGCGCGCCGATGCGGCACTGGCCGTCGGTTGCGAAGATGACGCTGCGATCGAGACGGAAGCGTTTTCGCAATGGGTGATCGAGGATCACTTTCCTGCTGGGCGGCCGGCATGGGAGGCGATGGGTGCTACCTTTACCCAAGACGTCCGCCCTTTTGAAAAAATGAAACTGCGCATGCTTAATGGCAGTCATTCGATGCTCGCCTATGCCGGGTTTCTCACAAGCAAGACCTATGTGCGCGATGTGATGGCGGACGCAGCACTCAACAGGCTGGTGCAGCGCCATTTGCGAGCCGCCGCTCAAACCCTGCCCAAGATGAATGCTGATCTGGATGCTTATGCGCAGGCTTTGGCCAGCCGATTTGCTAATCCGGCTATCGCACATGAAACGCGCCAGATTGCTATGGATGGGACGGAAAAGATGCCGCAACGCATCTTTGCGCCAGCCGTTGAATTGAATGAAAGTGGCGGTGACACGACGCCCTTCGCTTTCGCAACAGCGGCATGGATGCGCTACGGTCTTGGTCGGGATGAGAAGGGAAGGTCATATCCGCTCAATGATCCACGTGGTGGAGAAATCGCCACAGCTCTGGGCAATGCGCAATCTGCCTCAGATATATTTGTCGCTTATGCAGCATTGCCAAATTTATTGCCGCAAGTGTTGAAAGAAGGTCCATTTGCCCAACAGGTCATTTCTCGCCTTGATCGCATGTTGGTCGACGGCATATTCGCCGCTATCCAACATGAAATAGAGACTTTCTGA
- a CDS encoding glutathione S-transferase, translating into MKLHYFPLSGHAHRAALFLSLLGIKTEIIEVDLGNGAHKKPDFFKLNPFGQVPVLEDGEIVVSDSNAILVYLATKLGRKDWLPDDPQSAAKVQKWLSVAAGEIAYGPAAARLITVFGADFRAEEVIARADHILALINAELEQHRFITGDRPTIADIALYSYIASAPEGNVDLAPHREVSQWLARIEALPGFLAFPKTQIGLAS; encoded by the coding sequence ATGAAACTCCACTATTTTCCACTCTCAGGCCATGCACATCGGGCTGCGCTTTTCTTGTCGTTGTTGGGCATAAAGACAGAAATCATCGAGGTCGATCTCGGGAATGGCGCCCATAAGAAGCCGGATTTCTTCAAACTCAATCCGTTCGGTCAAGTGCCGGTGCTCGAGGATGGTGAGATTGTTGTCAGCGATTCCAATGCCATTCTGGTGTACCTCGCTACCAAACTCGGTCGCAAGGACTGGCTTCCGGATGATCCGCAATCAGCTGCGAAGGTGCAGAAATGGCTCTCGGTGGCTGCTGGCGAGATCGCCTATGGTCCCGCGGCAGCGCGCCTCATCACCGTGTTTGGGGCTGACTTCCGCGCCGAAGAAGTGATTGCCCGCGCGGATCACATTCTGGCTTTGATCAATGCCGAGCTCGAACAGCATCGGTTCATAACAGGCGACCGCCCCACGATCGCTGATATCGCACTCTACAGTTATATCGCCAGTGCGCCAGAAGGGAACGTGGATCTCGCGCCGCATCGAGAAGTCAGTCAGTGGCTTGCCCGTATCGAGGCACTGCCAGGTTTCCTAGCGTTCCCCAAGACCCAGATCGGTCTTGCTTCTTGA
- a CDS encoding amino acid ABC transporter permease — MSFDWSIIWKSLPALGHGALITIALTVLTMLLATPLGILIAVMRESRFRFVALIATCYVELMRNLPIILVVYWAFYVLPMMSGIAFSPFLTGLVALVANNAAYNSETFRSGIRSIRKGQTEAGLALGMSEWTAFRKIVLPQASRRVLPVLATTWVTLFKDTSLVSVIAVGDLAHTALQIRSQTFRVIELLTAMAAIYWLLGYPQAKIVDWIHRKYGVTE; from the coding sequence ATGAGCTTCGACTGGTCCATCATTTGGAAAAGCCTCCCCGCATTGGGTCATGGCGCCTTGATCACCATTGCGCTGACTGTACTCACGATGCTGCTTGCAACGCCATTGGGCATCCTGATCGCGGTTATGCGTGAATCCCGCTTCAGGTTCGTAGCCCTAATTGCAACCTGCTATGTGGAACTGATGCGCAATCTACCGATCATTCTGGTCGTCTATTGGGCGTTCTATGTGCTGCCGATGATGAGCGGCATTGCATTTTCGCCTTTCCTGACCGGGCTGGTTGCGCTGGTTGCCAACAATGCAGCCTATAATTCGGAAACGTTCCGATCTGGTATCCGCTCAATCCGCAAGGGACAAACCGAGGCAGGACTGGCGCTGGGAATGAGCGAATGGACGGCATTCCGCAAGATTGTGTTACCGCAAGCTTCGCGCCGTGTTTTGCCGGTGCTGGCGACCACATGGGTCACACTGTTCAAGGACACCTCGCTGGTATCAGTGATCGCGGTCGGTGATCTGGCACATACGGCGCTGCAGATCCGCTCACAGACGTTCCGCGTGATCGAACTTCTTACTGCAATGGCTGCGATTTACTGGCTTCTGGGCTATCCGCAGGCCAAAATTGTTGACTGGATTCACCGCAAATACGGGGTTACCGAATGA
- a CDS encoding amino acid ABC transporter permease: MEFNFSAVFDSWQFLLSGLVVTLLLAASVSVLSFFLGLLLTVARLYGPKWLSRITIFYIDTMRAIPVLVVLVWVYFALPITTGINLPPFWSALLSLSLHLAAYVAEVMRAGIQSVRPGQVRAGLALGMSQAQVLRKIVLPQAFVRMLPSFGSLLSLAVKDTAIATVIAVPELMRRAEAIAGQKYAPVEAYTTVMILYFIIIFPLTRGVDMLYRRISFLGRS, translated from the coding sequence ATGGAATTCAATTTCAGCGCTGTTTTTGATAGTTGGCAGTTCCTGCTCAGCGGCTTGGTGGTGACACTTCTGCTTGCCGCCAGTGTGAGCGTCTTGAGCTTCTTTCTAGGGCTTCTGCTGACCGTCGCCCGCCTTTACGGTCCGAAATGGCTGAGCCGCATCACGATTTTCTACATCGATACCATGCGTGCCATCCCGGTACTGGTGGTTTTGGTCTGGGTGTATTTTGCCTTACCGATCACAACGGGGATCAATCTACCGCCATTCTGGTCGGCGTTACTTTCACTATCATTGCATCTGGCCGCTTACGTTGCTGAAGTGATGCGTGCTGGCATTCAGTCCGTGCGCCCCGGTCAAGTTCGCGCCGGTCTGGCGCTCGGCATGTCGCAGGCGCAGGTCTTGCGCAAGATCGTGCTGCCTCAGGCTTTCGTCCGCATGCTGCCATCCTTTGGATCGCTACTGTCACTCGCGGTCAAGGATACGGCTATCGCCACCGTGATCGCCGTGCCGGAACTCATGCGCCGCGCCGAAGCAATTGCCGGCCAGAAATATGCGCCTGTCGAAGCTTATACCACCGTCATGATCCTTTATTTTATCATCATCTTCCCGCTGACCCGAGGCGTCGACATGCTCTATCGCCGCATTTCCTTTCTGGGGCGCTCATGA
- a CDS encoding transporter substrate-binding domain-containing protein, translating to MKNLLWAVVAATAMNMVPLAGMAQAQEVPAAGKSARIDAIKKSGELRAGVLANPPWLVEDTTGSGEPWRGPAWTLAQTYAEKLGVKLVPVLVSHETKVPVLAANQVDMTISPLSMTKQRQEVVDFVTYSRTALCVFGKASNPKVSDAKSVDDFDKPEVTIAYFTGGGEENWVKERFPNATLRGVTSAGTAAPMEEIMAGRADVAPINRIPFVALSRNVKGLEALPRENNCQDSTEAVNEIGLAIDKNQPEYLEWLKAVAEPMLPELLKEEEAEVSKM from the coding sequence ATGAAAAATTTGCTATGGGCAGTGGTGGCCGCCACAGCTATGAATATGGTGCCACTTGCTGGCATGGCGCAGGCGCAGGAAGTTCCCGCGGCCGGCAAGAGCGCGCGTATTGACGCCATCAAGAAGTCGGGTGAATTACGCGCTGGCGTTCTCGCCAACCCGCCCTGGCTTGTGGAAGATACCACCGGCTCAGGCGAGCCATGGCGCGGACCAGCCTGGACACTTGCACAGACTTACGCCGAGAAGCTTGGTGTCAAACTGGTTCCAGTTCTTGTTTCGCATGAAACCAAAGTGCCGGTTCTGGCTGCCAATCAGGTGGACATGACGATTTCGCCGCTCTCCATGACCAAGCAACGGCAGGAAGTGGTTGATTTCGTCACTTATTCGCGAACGGCATTGTGTGTATTTGGCAAGGCTTCCAACCCAAAGGTTTCAGACGCCAAGTCAGTTGACGATTTCGACAAGCCGGAAGTGACCATTGCCTATTTCACGGGCGGCGGAGAGGAAAATTGGGTCAAGGAACGTTTCCCCAACGCGACGCTTCGCGGCGTGACGAGCGCGGGAACAGCGGCTCCGATGGAAGAGATCATGGCGGGACGCGCGGATGTGGCGCCGATCAATCGCATTCCTTTTGTGGCCCTCAGCCGCAATGTGAAGGGACTTGAAGCACTGCCGCGTGAAAATAACTGTCAAGACAGCACCGAGGCCGTGAATGAAATTGGTCTGGCCATTGACAAGAACCAGCCAGAATATCTCGAATGGTTAAAAGCCGTGGCCGAGCCGATGCTTCCCGAATTACTCAAGGAAGAAGAAGCAGAAGTCTCCAAAATGTAA
- a CDS encoding pyridoxamine 5'-phosphate oxidase family protein: protein MPDQATIPASPWHDGELQMQRQAGVADQMDALGRKFIREFLLDQHREFYSSLPFIVIGAVDRHGTPWASIRSGRPGFLYSPDPLTLEINAIDDPSDPAQDGMRGGDPIGLLGIDLLSRRRNRLNGKIGRGKSNRFCVAVDHSFGNCPRYIQSRHFAFVRDPAEPLNSPAIILDRLDDHARRIIEKADTFFVASYFDRQHEGRQVDVSHRGGRAGFVRIDADGGLTVPDFNGNLFFNTLGNFLVNPRAGLLFVDHEAGDVLQLAGRVEVILEAPEIAAFEGAERFWRVIPTTLVMRKNVLPLRWTFAENGMSPSSIKTGIWNEAEARLDALAKVKT from the coding sequence ATGCCCGATCAAGCAACGATACCAGCTTCGCCATGGCACGACGGCGAGCTCCAAATGCAACGCCAAGCTGGCGTTGCAGACCAAATGGATGCGCTCGGTCGCAAATTCATACGGGAGTTTCTGCTTGATCAACATCGGGAATTCTACTCCTCGCTGCCATTCATCGTAATTGGAGCCGTCGATAGGCACGGTACGCCATGGGCGAGCATTCGTAGTGGTCGGCCAGGGTTCCTGTATTCACCGGATCCGCTGACATTGGAGATTAATGCCATCGACGATCCGAGCGACCCTGCGCAAGATGGTATGCGCGGCGGCGACCCGATCGGCCTGCTTGGCATCGACCTGCTCTCTCGGCGTCGCAATCGCCTGAATGGTAAGATCGGCCGCGGGAAAAGTAATCGTTTCTGTGTAGCCGTTGATCATAGCTTCGGAAATTGTCCGCGCTACATTCAGAGCCGACATTTTGCTTTTGTCCGCGATCCAGCGGAGCCATTAAATTCACCGGCAATAATTTTAGACCGGCTAGACGACCACGCCCGTCGGATCATTGAGAAGGCGGATACATTTTTTGTTGCTTCTTATTTCGATCGTCAGCACGAGGGTCGACAGGTCGATGTCTCCCATCGCGGTGGCCGGGCAGGTTTTGTGCGTATTGATGCCGACGGTGGCCTGACAGTGCCGGATTTCAATGGCAATTTATTCTTCAACACGCTCGGCAACTTCCTCGTCAATCCGCGGGCTGGCCTTTTGTTCGTTGATCATGAGGCAGGCGACGTTTTGCAGCTCGCGGGCAGGGTGGAAGTCATCCTTGAGGCGCCCGAAATCGCTGCTTTTGAAGGGGCCGAGCGGTTCTGGCGGGTCATTCCGACGACGTTGGTCATGCGTAAAAATGTGCTGCCATTACGGTGGACATTTGCTGAAAATGGCATGTCGCCTAGCAGCATAAAGACGGGCATTTGGAATGAAGCCGAAGCACGTCTTGACGCATTGGCGAAGGTGAAGACCTGA
- a CDS encoding LysR family transcriptional regulator, producing the protein MDRLEAMAVLLAVVETGSLSAASRALHSPLPTVSRKVSDLESHLGVRLITRTSRKVLLTEAGESYVAAAREILGRVDEAEKRASGEYLAPRGDLMVTAPIVFGRLHVLPVVTDFLKAFPDINIRLTLGDRTVSLADEQIDVALRIGRLPESNLIATRLGNMRTTVYANPDYLKRNPQLQHPNDLSDHHCIAFEGMFSHRFWMFRDAKQDITVPINPRLSVNTAEAAVDAAVSGIGVTRIMAYQAKRAVDEGLLQPVLEDFELETSPVHLVHLIQGLMPLKLRTFLDFAAPRLRKSLS; encoded by the coding sequence ATGGATCGTCTTGAAGCAATGGCCGTTCTGTTGGCGGTGGTGGAAACCGGCAGCCTCTCAGCAGCCTCGCGTGCACTCCATTCGCCGCTGCCAACAGTGAGCCGTAAGGTTTCCGATCTCGAGTCCCATCTTGGAGTTCGCCTAATCACGCGGACCAGCCGCAAAGTCTTGCTCACAGAAGCCGGTGAAAGCTATGTCGCAGCGGCCCGTGAAATCCTCGGGCGTGTGGACGAGGCAGAAAAGCGCGCATCTGGTGAGTATCTCGCTCCGAGAGGCGACCTAATGGTGACAGCGCCGATCGTGTTCGGCCGCCTGCATGTGCTGCCCGTCGTAACCGATTTCCTCAAGGCTTTTCCGGACATTAATATCCGGCTCACCTTGGGCGACCGCACAGTCAGCCTCGCAGACGAACAAATCGATGTCGCATTGCGCATCGGCAGGCTTCCAGAGAGTAATCTCATCGCGACACGTCTCGGCAACATGCGCACGACTGTCTATGCCAATCCGGACTACCTGAAACGCAACCCGCAGCTTCAACATCCAAATGACCTCTCCGATCACCATTGCATTGCGTTCGAGGGGATGTTCTCTCACCGTTTCTGGATGTTTCGGGATGCAAAGCAGGATATTACGGTACCCATCAACCCTCGCCTTTCCGTCAACACTGCCGAGGCTGCTGTGGATGCCGCCGTGTCTGGAATCGGCGTGACCCGCATCATGGCCTACCAGGCAAAACGGGCGGTTGATGAGGGTTTACTCCAGCCGGTCCTTGAGGATTTCGAACTTGAAACCTCCCCCGTCCACCTCGTTCACCTTATTCAGGGTTTGATGCCCCTCAAGCTCAGGACATTCCTCGATTTTGCCGCGCCGAGGCTAAGAAAAAGTCTATCTTGA
- a CDS encoding GntR family transcriptional regulator, protein MAGLLGSTHNPERPVPGVGAPPTVGSILNAIRNDIITLRLMPGKRVSENELAKHFGTSRTPVREALLRLVDQGLVEVWPQRGTFIMPISLAAVQRARFVRNAVEVAVFKRAAEEGLSPSTLAELDAVIAKQEGSKGSPEDFTIADDAFHRTVANGIRMGDIWSLLEREKAQFDRLRFLSLPNVTPVELLIEQHKAMLSAIRRRDPIAAEAAVHVHLSEVLKVTEHLAQRYSDLIVNDL, encoded by the coding sequence ATGGCAGGGCTTCTCGGATCGACACATAATCCTGAAAGACCGGTACCTGGCGTGGGCGCCCCTCCCACGGTGGGGAGCATTCTTAATGCCATTCGCAACGATATCATAACCCTGCGCCTCATGCCGGGAAAACGCGTTTCCGAGAACGAACTGGCCAAACATTTTGGTACGAGCCGCACGCCGGTCCGTGAGGCCCTGTTACGCCTTGTTGATCAGGGGCTTGTCGAAGTTTGGCCGCAGCGCGGCACCTTCATTATGCCGATTTCATTGGCCGCCGTGCAGCGTGCTCGTTTCGTGCGCAATGCGGTCGAAGTTGCAGTTTTCAAGCGGGCCGCTGAGGAAGGACTTTCCCCCTCTACCCTTGCGGAACTAGACGCCGTCATCGCCAAACAGGAAGGTTCCAAGGGATCTCCTGAGGATTTTACCATCGCTGACGATGCCTTTCACCGCACTGTCGCCAATGGAATCCGAATGGGGGACATTTGGAGCTTGCTCGAACGGGAAAAAGCGCAGTTTGATCGCTTGCGCTTTCTGAGCTTGCCCAATGTGACCCCAGTGGAATTGCTCATTGAGCAGCATAAGGCCATGTTATCAGCAATCCGACGTCGCGACCCGATTGCTGCGGAAGCAGCCGTGCACGTCCACCTTTCGGAAGTCCTTAAAGTCACCGAACATCTGGCTCAACGCTACTCCGATCTCATCGTCAACGATCTTTGA
- a CDS encoding transporter substrate-binding domain-containing protein encodes MGIAGAILATGFSAYAGETLDRVMEKKAMVVATNAGWPPQSFLDDSNKLVGFDVDVANEIGKRLGVSVTFETPDWATLTGGRWQGRYDVGVGSVTPTKARANVIDFAGVYYYSPYVYVVHKDSEAKSVADLKGKVIGVETATTSEDFARRQLEIDAPGLPPIEYKLEPGEIRTFADSMLPFDDLRLGDGVRIDAIIAPEQTAQNAIKNGYPVKILEGEYAFREPLVVIAEKNDPEWTAKIGEIIKQMKSDGTLATLTAKWYGKDYSAD; translated from the coding sequence ATGGGTATCGCAGGCGCTATTCTAGCTACTGGATTTTCTGCTTACGCAGGAGAGACGCTGGACCGCGTCATGGAAAAGAAGGCTATGGTTGTTGCAACCAATGCGGGTTGGCCGCCACAGAGCTTTCTTGATGACTCCAACAAGCTTGTGGGCTTCGACGTAGACGTAGCCAATGAGATCGGCAAACGCCTTGGTGTCAGCGTCACTTTCGAAACACCCGATTGGGCAACACTAACTGGCGGGCGCTGGCAGGGTCGCTATGACGTGGGCGTTGGTTCAGTCACACCGACCAAGGCACGCGCCAATGTCATCGATTTTGCCGGTGTCTATTATTACAGCCCCTATGTCTATGTTGTACACAAGGATAGCGAGGCGAAATCCGTTGCTGATCTTAAGGGCAAAGTCATTGGCGTAGAAACCGCAACCACCTCGGAAGATTTTGCTCGCCGCCAGTTGGAAATTGACGCTCCGGGGCTTCCCCCTATCGAATATAAGCTTGAGCCAGGCGAAATTCGTACCTTCGCGGATTCCATGCTGCCATTCGATGATCTTAGACTAGGTGACGGCGTTCGCATTGATGCGATCATCGCGCCGGAACAAACGGCGCAGAACGCGATCAAGAATGGTTACCCGGTGAAGATCCTCGAGGGCGAATATGCATTCCGCGAGCCTCTCGTGGTCATTGCAGAGAAGAACGATCCGGAATGGACAGCCAAGATTGGGGAAATCATCAAGCAGATGAAATCTGACGGCACTTTGGCGACGCTCACTGCAAAGTGGTACGGCAAAGATTACAGCGCCGACTGA
- the uxuA gene encoding mannonate dehydratase has protein sequence MRQTWRWFGPKDLTSIDDMRQAGVEGVVSALHHVPTGEIWSPDEIALRQAQIGRMKDGAQSRLAWEVVESLPVSEDIKRQTGDWKTHIANWKASMANLSRAGIEVICYNFMPVLDWTRTDLAYRLDSGATCMRFDLVDFAAFDIHILQRKAASDSFPADVVQAANERFATMSDARREELAANTVYGLPGAAENFTLNDVRDHLAKYDNISPDKLRGHLIDFLSEVSPLAEKLGMRLCCHPDDPPFQLLGLPRVMSTEADYRQIIEAVDIPANGITLCTGSLGTRRDNDLPGMMARLGDRVHFLHLRNVTIEDAGQYGSFHEAGHLEGGTDMVAMVASILAEERRRKAAGRTDWQIPFRPDHGQDILDDLGRRGQPGYPSIGRLKGLAELRGIMTALEHPLTRREA, from the coding sequence GTGAGACAGACTTGGAGATGGTTCGGTCCAAAGGATCTGACGTCAATCGACGATATGCGGCAGGCAGGTGTGGAGGGTGTTGTTTCGGCTCTGCATCATGTGCCGACAGGAGAGATCTGGAGCCCGGATGAAATTGCCCTGCGACAGGCACAAATCGGACGAATGAAGGACGGCGCGCAGTCCCGATTGGCTTGGGAAGTGGTCGAAAGCCTGCCCGTATCCGAAGACATCAAGCGACAGACTGGCGACTGGAAGACCCATATCGCCAACTGGAAAGCCAGCATGGCCAATCTAAGCCGTGCTGGCATAGAGGTCATCTGCTATAATTTCATGCCGGTACTGGATTGGACACGCACGGATCTCGCCTACCGTTTGGACAGCGGCGCGACATGTATGCGTTTTGATCTTGTTGATTTCGCCGCTTTCGATATTCACATACTGCAACGCAAAGCCGCGTCAGATAGTTTTCCCGCCGACGTGGTGCAAGCTGCAAACGAGCGTTTTGCAACGATGAGCGATGCACGCCGCGAGGAACTTGCTGCCAATACCGTTTATGGCCTGCCTGGTGCAGCCGAAAACTTTACCCTTAACGATGTGCGCGACCATCTAGCTAAATATGACAATATCAGCCCAGACAAGCTGCGCGGTCACCTCATTGATTTTCTTTCAGAAGTGTCTCCGCTGGCCGAAAAACTTGGCATGCGGCTGTGCTGTCACCCGGACGATCCTCCGTTCCAACTCCTGGGGCTGCCGCGCGTCATGTCCACGGAGGCGGATTACCGCCAGATCATTGAAGCCGTAGATATTCCGGCCAATGGCATCACGCTTTGCACGGGCTCACTCGGCACCCGGCGGGACAATGACTTGCCCGGAATGATGGCCCGTCTTGGCGATCGCGTCCATTTTTTGCATCTACGCAATGTCACGATTGAAGATGCGGGCCAGTACGGCTCTTTCCATGAGGCAGGCCATCTGGAAGGCGGTACGGACATGGTCGCCATGGTCGCTTCGATTCTGGCTGAAGAACGCCGTCGCAAGGCAGCAGGTCGAACGGATTGGCAAATTCCATTTCGTCCCGATCATGGACAAGATATTCTGGACGATCTCGGCCGTCGCGGACAGCCAGGATATCCGTCCATTGGCCGCTTGAAAGGTTTGGCTGAATTGCGTGGGATTATGACGGCGCTCGAACATCCGCTGACGAGGAGGGAGGCGTAA
- a CDS encoding amino acid ABC transporter ATP-binding protein yields MTSSKTAAVKSSDVVIEYRNVCKSYGTFEALKDVSLKVQRGQVVCLIGPSGSGKSTLLRCTNGLEAINSGEIRIDSTLLTQDPKQVRAMRQRMGMVFQNFELFPHKNALGNIMMGPTTVLGMSEAKAKERALALLAKVGLSDKAENFPSNLSGGQQQRVAIARALAMEPEVMLFDEPTSALDPETIGEVLNVMKRLADDGMTMIVVTHEMTFARRVADQVVVFADGRIIEQGPPEQIFENPKTVRTKDFLSHLGWDG; encoded by the coding sequence ATGACATCTTCCAAAACAGCAGCCGTAAAGAGCAGCGATGTCGTTATTGAATATCGCAATGTCTGCAAATCCTATGGCACATTCGAAGCTCTCAAGGATGTCAGTCTGAAAGTGCAGCGCGGACAGGTCGTGTGCCTCATTGGTCCGTCGGGCTCGGGCAAGTCCACGCTATTGCGTTGTACCAATGGTCTTGAAGCCATTAATAGCGGAGAGATCAGGATTGACAGCACTTTACTGACGCAGGACCCCAAACAGGTTCGCGCCATGCGCCAACGCATGGGCATGGTGTTTCAAAATTTTGAGCTTTTTCCGCACAAGAATGCGCTTGGCAATATCATGATGGGACCGACCACCGTTTTGGGGATGTCGGAGGCGAAAGCAAAGGAACGCGCATTGGCTTTGCTCGCCAAAGTCGGACTTTCCGATAAAGCTGAAAATTTCCCGTCCAACCTGTCCGGAGGACAGCAACAGCGCGTCGCCATCGCCAGGGCCCTTGCAATGGAACCGGAAGTCATGCTTTTTGACGAACCAACCTCGGCACTCGATCCCGAAACCATCGGTGAAGTGCTTAATGTTATGAAACGGCTGGCGGATGACGGAATGACTATGATTGTCGTGACCCACGAAATGACGTTCGCCCGGCGTGTTGCCGATCAGGTCGTGGTCTTTGCTGATGGGCGGATCATCGAGCAAGGGCCGCCGGAGCAGATTTTTGAGAATCCGAAAACTGTGCGTACAAAAGATTTCCTGAGCCACCTCGGCTGGGACGGTTGA